The following coding sequences lie in one Sedimentibacter sp. MB35-C1 genomic window:
- a CDS encoding aldo/keto reductase, which produces MKYTNLFEKENVSKLCYGTLALSFLQNFDSLENKVNLLNYAFERGINFYDTAELYDNYNILKEFIKDKDRDKLTLATKSYAYDKQTAEISVNKALKELNTDYLDVFMLHEQENGNNFRGHYEAVERFMKYKEQGVIRHFGISTHRVAAVRDSLQFDEIEFVFPLINMMGIGIQDGTVDEMTEAIKNAKKHNKFIMAMKIYGGGHLINQAKKAFDFARNISEIDSIAVGMSTFEEIDANICYLENNELNINIKNKIRNQKRTLMIEEWCVGCGKCAKKCSQNALQIIDGKCVVDMNKCVLCSYCAGECTDFFIKIV; this is translated from the coding sequence ATGAAATATACAAATTTATTTGAAAAAGAAAATGTATCAAAGTTATGCTACGGGACTTTGGCTTTAAGTTTCCTGCAGAATTTTGATAGCCTTGAAAACAAGGTAAACCTCTTGAATTATGCTTTTGAAAGAGGTATTAATTTTTATGATACAGCAGAGCTTTATGACAACTATAATATATTAAAAGAATTCATAAAAGATAAAGACAGGGATAAACTAACATTAGCTACAAAAAGCTATGCCTATGACAAGCAGACTGCAGAAATTAGTGTCAATAAAGCTTTGAAGGAACTAAATACGGATTATTTAGACGTTTTTATGCTTCATGAACAAGAAAATGGAAATAATTTTAGAGGCCATTATGAAGCTGTTGAGCGCTTTATGAAATATAAAGAACAAGGCGTTATAAGGCACTTCGGAATATCCACTCACAGGGTTGCGGCTGTAAGAGACAGCCTACAATTTGATGAAATTGAATTCGTATTTCCACTCATCAATATGATGGGGATAGGTATACAGGATGGAACTGTGGATGAAATGACGGAAGCAATAAAAAATGCCAAAAAACACAACAAATTTATTATGGCAATGAAAATTTATGGAGGAGGCCACTTAATTAACCAGGCAAAAAAAGCATTTGATTTTGCTCGGAACATAAGTGAGATTGATTCCATAGCAGTAGGTATGAGCACATTTGAGGAAATAGATGCGAATATCTGTTATTTGGAAAACAATGAGTTAAATATTAATATAAAAAATAAAATAAGAAATCAAAAACGCACTCTCATGATAGAAGAGTGGTGTGTAGGTTGCGGAAAATGTGCAAAGAAATGCAGTCAAAACGCACTTCAGATTATTGACGGTAAATGTGTTGTCGATATGAATAAATGTGTTTTGTGCAGTTATTGCGCAGGTGAATGTACGGATTTTTTTATCAAAATTGTGTGA
- the alaS gene encoding alanine--tRNA ligase encodes MDTLDRFSINNIRREYLNFFKSKGHLTESSFSLIPKNDKSLLLIGAGMAPLKKYFTGIETPPCKRMATVQKCVRTGDIDNVGLTARHLTFFEMLGNFSFGDYFKKEAIQWAWELLTGVLKIEKDRLWVTVYLDDDEAADIWHDVVGVPKEKIIRLGKEDNFWELEVGPSGPCSEIYYDTGSDRGCGSPECKPGCDCNRFIEIWNLVFTQFDKDVNGVYHPLPNPNIDTGMGLERVAAVLQDKETVFDVEPLLSIVNKISEISGIQYGSDEKNDVSMKIICDHSRAAAFMIGDGVIPSNEGRGYVLRRLIRRAVRQGKSLGIHNEFLTKTVKVVIDEWKDAYPELGEKESYILKVIKLEEEKFKITIDQGLELLMKEIKALKEAGKDILDAGVAFKLYDTYGFPSELTEEILAENSIKFDKDALSAIMDEHRQMAREARAKTGSSGWKDEDFNLDVPKTEFTGYITLDDTAEVKAIVVDGEQVNTISEGQFGIIVLDKTPFYAESGGQTGDTGRIESDDAMTEVHDTKKYNKTIYLHEVTVVSGSISVSDKVAAHVNADGRKNTAKNHTCTHILHKVLKEMLGDHVNQAGSYVSQDRLRFDYTHFEAVDHDTLKEIEKRVNEAILADYAVNTDILNIEEAKKSGAMALFDEKYDDTVRVVSVGNFSKELCGGTHIDETAKIGLFKILSEGGIASGVRRIEAITGRAALNYLKELSDITDELSLSMKASKDELIGKVNTLKKEIKDKEKEIQKLNTELLKQDLNKMLEDYDEINGIKLFALKFKDKDANTLREIADKIKDKNESCAVLLASDLGDKVLFVAAVTKDLVKKGLNAGNMVREAAKVAGGGGGGRPDFAQAGGKNPGKADEAIEAVKKMINL; translated from the coding sequence ATGGATACATTAGATAGATTTTCCATAAACAACATAAGAAGAGAGTATTTGAATTTTTTTAAGAGCAAGGGACATTTAACCGAAAGCAGCTTTTCATTGATTCCTAAAAATGATAAGAGTCTTTTACTGATAGGTGCCGGCATGGCACCGCTGAAAAAATATTTTACGGGTATTGAAACTCCACCTTGTAAAAGAATGGCGACCGTTCAAAAATGTGTGAGGACGGGAGATATCGACAATGTAGGTTTAACTGCAAGGCATCTTACTTTTTTTGAAATGCTTGGAAACTTTTCGTTCGGAGATTATTTTAAAAAGGAAGCAATTCAGTGGGCATGGGAGTTATTGACTGGAGTTTTGAAAATAGAAAAGGACAGATTATGGGTAACCGTTTATTTGGACGATGATGAGGCTGCAGATATTTGGCATGATGTTGTTGGAGTGCCTAAGGAAAAAATAATAAGGCTTGGAAAAGAGGATAATTTCTGGGAATTGGAAGTTGGACCCAGCGGGCCATGTTCCGAAATATATTATGACACAGGATCCGACAGAGGTTGTGGGTCGCCTGAATGCAAGCCGGGATGTGACTGCAACAGATTTATTGAAATATGGAACTTGGTATTTACACAGTTTGACAAGGATGTAAATGGAGTATATCATCCTCTTCCAAACCCAAACATTGATACAGGAATGGGGCTTGAAAGAGTTGCAGCTGTTTTGCAGGATAAGGAAACTGTATTTGATGTGGAGCCGCTTTTATCTATAGTGAATAAAATTTCTGAAATATCCGGTATACAATACGGTTCTGATGAAAAAAATGATGTTTCTATGAAAATAATATGCGACCATTCCAGAGCAGCAGCGTTCATGATAGGTGATGGAGTCATACCATCTAATGAAGGCAGAGGCTATGTTCTTAGAAGATTAATAAGAAGAGCTGTAAGACAGGGAAAATCTCTTGGTATACATAATGAGTTTTTGACAAAGACTGTAAAGGTAGTAATAGATGAATGGAAGGATGCTTATCCTGAGCTTGGTGAAAAGGAAAGCTACATACTTAAAGTAATTAAGCTTGAAGAAGAAAAATTTAAAATTACAATCGACCAGGGACTTGAACTTTTAATGAAAGAAATAAAAGCCCTGAAGGAAGCCGGCAAGGATATACTGGATGCTGGAGTGGCATTCAAACTGTATGACACATATGGATTCCCTTCGGAACTTACCGAAGAAATACTGGCTGAAAATTCTATAAAATTTGATAAAGATGCTTTAAGCGCTATTATGGATGAACACAGACAGATGGCACGAGAAGCAAGAGCAAAAACAGGAAGCTCAGGTTGGAAGGACGAAGATTTTAATCTCGATGTTCCTAAGACAGAATTTACGGGATATATTACATTGGATGATACCGCAGAGGTTAAGGCGATTGTGGTTGATGGTGAACAAGTCAATACAATTTCCGAAGGTCAGTTTGGAATTATAGTTCTGGATAAAACTCCATTCTATGCCGAAAGCGGAGGACAAACGGGAGATACAGGTAGAATTGAATCTGATGATGCTATGACAGAGGTTCATGACACAAAAAAATACAACAAAACAATCTATCTTCATGAAGTGACTGTTGTGAGTGGAAGCATATCTGTAAGTGACAAGGTTGCAGCTCATGTAAATGCTGATGGAAGAAAAAATACGGCTAAAAATCATACATGCACACATATTTTGCATAAAGTATTGAAAGAAATGCTGGGAGATCATGTAAACCAGGCTGGTTCGTATGTATCTCAGGACAGACTTAGATTTGACTATACTCATTTTGAAGCAGTTGATCATGATACGCTGAAAGAAATTGAAAAGAGAGTTAATGAAGCGATTCTTGCAGACTATGCTGTTAATACAGATATACTTAATATTGAGGAAGCAAAAAAATCAGGCGCTATGGCATTGTTCGACGAAAAATATGACGATACTGTAAGAGTTGTAAGTGTAGGCAATTTCAGTAAAGAGCTATGCGGGGGAACTCACATTGACGAAACAGCTAAAATAGGTTTATTTAAAATATTATCTGAAGGAGGCATTGCTTCTGGAGTAAGGAGAATTGAGGCCATTACAGGAAGAGCAGCGCTGAATTACCTCAAGGAGCTTTCAGATATTACAGATGAACTTTCGTTGTCAATGAAGGCATCAAAGGATGAGCTTATAGGTAAAGTTAACACTCTCAAAAAAGAAATTAAAGATAAAGAAAAAGAAATACAAAAATTGAACACGGAGCTGTTAAAACAAGACTTGAATAAGATGCTTGAAGATTATGATGAAATAAACGGAATCAAGTTGTTTGCTCTTAAGTTTAAAGATAAAGATGCCAATACTTTAAGGGAAATTGCTGATAAGATAAAAGACAAGAATGAAAGCTGTGCAGTTTTACTGGCATCTGATTTGGGAGATAAAGTACTGTTTGTGGCTGCTGTTACAAAGGATTTAGTTAAGAAAGGCCTGAATGCGGGAAATATGGTTAGAGAAGCCGCAAAAGTTGCTGGCGGCGGCGGTGGTGGAAGACCGGACTTTGCACAAGCTGGAGGCAAGAATCCCGGCAAAGCTGACGAAGCAATTGAAGCTGTTAAGAAAATGATAAATTTATAA
- the ruvX gene encoding Holliday junction resolvase RuvX: MERLMGLDVGDKTIGVAVSDLLMITAQGVTTIKRTNIKNDISELKKIIEEYQVTKIIAGLPKMLDGTVGIQGEKVLRFIEKLKNRVDLPIEFEDERFTTTISERMLIDADVSRKKRKEVIDKLAAVHILSGYMQRKKNGGE; this comes from the coding sequence ATGGAAAGATTGATGGGTCTTGATGTGGGAGACAAAACTATTGGAGTTGCTGTAAGTGATCTATTGATGATTACTGCTCAGGGTGTAACTACGATTAAAAGAACGAATATAAAAAATGATATCAGCGAGCTGAAAAAGATAATTGAAGAGTACCAAGTTACGAAGATTATTGCGGGATTGCCGAAAATGCTTGACGGAACAGTCGGAATTCAAGGAGAAAAAGTACTCAGATTTATAGAAAAGCTAAAGAACCGTGTAGACTTGCCGATTGAATTTGAAGATGAAAGGTTCACCACAACTATATCCGAAAGAATGCTTATAGATGCCGATGTAAGTAGAAAAAAAAGAAAAGAAGTAATAGACAAATTAGCCGCGGTCCATATTCTTTCAGGTTATATGCAGCGTAAGAAAAATGGAGGAGAGTAA
- the nifS gene encoding cysteine desulfurase NifS gives MSRKLYLDNAATTRVRKEVLDAMQKYFEEYYGNPSSQLYELGRKSKEAVENSRKTVADFINADEKEIYFTGGGSESDNWALKGIAFANFNKGKNHIITTKIEHHAVLHTCEYLEKFGIETTYLNVDKYGMIDLEELKKAIRPETMLISVMFANNEIGTIQPIEQIGEIAKKNGIVFHVDAVQALGSVKIDVKKQHIDLLSMSAHKIGGPKGIGGMFIRKGVKIDNFIHGGAQERGRRAGTEGVQNIVGFGKAVDIANKNFDSHVKKLSALRDRLITGIKNNIPDVILNGHPTNRLPNNVNFSYKYVEGESILLLLDMDGIAASSGSACTSGSLDPSHVLLATGLDHGTAHGSIRFTVSEDITEEDIDFVVDTMKKIIERLRAMSPIKNDSDLYKK, from the coding sequence ATGAGCAGAAAATTATATCTTGACAATGCTGCTACAACAAGAGTAAGAAAAGAAGTTTTGGACGCGATGCAGAAATATTTTGAAGAGTATTACGGTAATCCGTCGTCTCAGTTGTACGAGCTTGGAAGAAAATCCAAGGAAGCTGTTGAAAACTCAAGAAAGACGGTTGCTGATTTTATAAATGCAGATGAAAAGGAAATTTATTTTACCGGCGGCGGATCGGAATCTGATAACTGGGCGCTGAAAGGTATTGCATTTGCAAATTTCAACAAAGGAAAGAATCATATTATTACTACTAAAATAGAGCATCATGCAGTATTACATACGTGTGAATACTTGGAGAAATTCGGCATTGAAACGACTTATCTGAATGTTGATAAGTACGGCATGATAGATCTTGAAGAACTAAAAAAAGCAATCAGACCGGAAACTATGCTCATATCAGTAATGTTTGCAAATAATGAAATAGGAACTATTCAGCCTATAGAACAAATAGGAGAAATTGCAAAGAAAAACGGAATTGTTTTTCATGTTGATGCGGTTCAGGCCTTGGGTAGCGTAAAAATTGACGTGAAAAAGCAGCATATTGATTTATTGTCCATGTCGGCCCACAAAATAGGCGGTCCTAAGGGAATAGGTGGAATGTTTATAAGAAAAGGTGTTAAAATAGACAACTTTATTCACGGAGGCGCACAAGAAAGAGGAAGAAGAGCTGGGACAGAAGGCGTACAGAATATAGTTGGTTTTGGAAAAGCCGTTGATATTGCAAATAAGAATTTTGACAGCCATGTTAAAAAGCTTTCGGCTTTAAGAGATAGGTTGATTACAGGTATAAAAAACAACATACCTGATGTTATTCTTAACGGTCATCCTACTAATAGGCTTCCTAACAATGTAAATTTTTCATACAAATATGTTGAAGGAGAATCAATATTGCTTTTGCTTGATATGGACGGCATAGCGGCATCAAGCGGTTCCGCATGTACATCAGGCTCTCTTGATCCTTCCCATGTTCTTTTGGCAACAGGTCTTGACCACGGAACTGCTCACGGCTCAATACGTTTTACGGTAAGCGAGGATATTACGGAAGAAGATATTGATTTTGTTGTTGATACGATGAAGAAAATAATCGAGCGATTAAGAGCTATGTCACCAATTAAAAACGACTCGGATTTATATAAAAAATAA
- the mltG gene encoding endolytic transglycosylase MltG codes for MKKLIAVAVVLILAVFAYFFVSSYIDENLKATDTNDDTKLVVEIPSGSTTNDIADILYENNLIKNKLAFKFYAEKTGKDSSLKAGSYVLSKNMNVEELIQELTKGGSSGNTLDITLIEGLTIEETAESISEQLELNYDKLLEMMNNPQLFREDFAFLGDNPDIESLQGYLMPDTYNVYINSSEEDIIKILLSQFDEFYEGEIVPRMEDSELSFSEVIDLASIVEKEALLDEERDEVAAVFLNRLDINMKLQSCATVNYAHGEWKERLTYEDIAIDSPFNTYVIEGLPPAPINSPGKASIIAVLEPADVDYLYFVAKGDGSHYFSRTYDEHIDAANEYLD; via the coding sequence ATGAAAAAACTAATTGCTGTTGCAGTTGTCTTAATATTAGCTGTTTTTGCATATTTTTTTGTTAGCAGCTATATTGATGAAAACTTGAAAGCGACAGATACTAACGATGATACCAAATTAGTCGTGGAAATACCTTCTGGCAGCACTACAAATGATATTGCTGACATACTGTATGAAAACAATTTAATTAAGAATAAACTTGCTTTTAAGTTTTATGCTGAAAAAACCGGAAAGGACAGTTCCCTGAAAGCAGGAAGTTATGTTTTGTCCAAAAACATGAATGTGGAAGAGCTGATTCAGGAATTAACGAAAGGCGGTTCTTCAGGAAATACTTTAGACATTACCCTGATTGAAGGACTTACAATAGAGGAGACAGCAGAATCAATATCTGAACAGCTTGAATTAAATTACGACAAACTCCTTGAAATGATGAACAATCCTCAGTTATTTAGGGAGGACTTTGCGTTTTTAGGAGACAATCCTGATATTGAGAGTCTTCAAGGTTATCTGATGCCGGACACGTACAATGTCTATATAAATTCTTCAGAGGAGGATATAATAAAAATATTGCTTTCTCAATTTGATGAATTTTATGAGGGTGAAATAGTTCCAAGAATGGAAGACTCGGAGTTGAGCTTTAGCGAAGTTATAGATCTCGCCAGCATCGTAGAGAAAGAAGCACTACTTGATGAAGAGAGAGATGAAGTAGCTGCAGTGTTTTTAAATCGCCTGGATATTAATATGAAGCTTCAATCCTGTGCCACAGTGAACTATGCTCACGGAGAATGGAAAGAAAGGCTTACATACGAAGACATAGCAATTGATTCGCCGTTTAATACATATGTAATTGAAGGACTTCCTCCGGCACCCATAAATTCTCCAGGAAAAGCATCTATAATTGCCGTGCTGGAGCCTGCGGATGTTGACTATTTGTACTTTGTTGCAAAGGGTGACGGTTCACATTATTTTTCCAGAACATATGATGAGCATATAGATGCGGCGAATGAATACTTGGATTAG
- a CDS encoding Rrf2 family transcriptional regulator: MILSTKGRYGLKAVFELALNYGSGPVSLKKISDKYDISESYLEQLFAKLKKSGYIDTVRGPYGGYMLARNPEEITVGMILRTLEGDITTSDCINKEVCSRESICATRVIFEKIEKSINDVIDNITLADMHEQQKQILTEENI; this comes from the coding sequence ATGATTTTATCGACAAAGGGCAGATATGGATTAAAAGCGGTATTTGAACTTGCACTGAATTATGGTTCAGGGCCTGTTTCTCTGAAGAAGATATCGGACAAATATGATATATCTGAAAGCTATCTGGAACAGCTTTTTGCCAAACTTAAAAAAAGCGGCTATATTGATACGGTAAGAGGACCGTATGGAGGATACATGCTTGCCAGAAACCCGGAGGAAATAACCGTCGGTATGATTTTAAGAACGCTCGAAGGCGATATAACCACGTCAGATTGTATAAATAAAGAGGTATGCTCCAGAGAATCAATATGTGCTACCAGAGTAATATTTGAAAAGATAGAAAAGAGCATTAACGATGTTATTGATAATATAACTTTAGCGGATATGCATGAACAGCAAAAACAAATTTTAACGGAGGAAAACATATGA
- a CDS encoding IreB family regulatory phosphoprotein, whose protein sequence is MDSNANNTTKFNYKMESLNEAREIVSQVYESLKEKGYDPNNQLIGYILSGDPTYITNHNNARSLIRKIERDELLEEILNVYLDVIDL, encoded by the coding sequence ATGGATAGTAATGCAAATAACACTACGAAATTTAATTACAAAATGGAATCGTTAAATGAAGCTAGGGAAATAGTGTCTCAAGTTTATGAGTCATTGAAAGAAAAAGGATACGATCCTAATAACCAGCTCATAGGATATATACTATCCGGAGATCCAACTTATATTACGAATCATAACAATGCAAGAAGTTTAATAAGGAAAATAGAAAGAGACGAACTGTTGGAAGAAATATTAAATGTTTACTTAGATGTGATAGACCTTTAA
- a CDS encoding Fur family transcriptional regulator, producing MNESDYLLKALGDNGYKTTSQRALVYEVLSENKDQHLSTEEVYELVKKKNSNMGIATIYRTLQLFEEIGLVYKHNFDDGCSRYEILSPNSNEVHQHHHLLCKKCGRIIEVKEDLMNSLEEMIEKQYNFEILNHVVKFTGICDLCRNKENEDGNRKKT from the coding sequence ATGAACGAATCAGATTACTTATTAAAAGCGCTTGGAGATAACGGATATAAAACTACCAGTCAAAGAGCTTTGGTATATGAAGTACTTTCCGAAAACAAGGACCAGCATTTAAGTACTGAAGAAGTTTACGAGCTAGTAAAAAAAAAGAACTCCAATATGGGAATAGCTACCATTTACAGAACCCTTCAACTTTTTGAAGAAATAGGACTGGTTTATAAGCATAACTTTGATGATGGTTGTTCAAGATATGAAATTTTATCTCCGAACAGCAACGAAGTTCATCAACACCATCATTTGTTATGCAAAAAATGCGGCAGGATAATTGAGGTCAAGGAAGATTTAATGAACTCATTGGAAGAAATGATTGAAAAACAATACAATTTTGAAATATTAAATCATGTAGTCAAATTCACCGGAATCTGTGATTTATGCAGAAATAAGGAGAATGAAGATGGCAACAGAAAAAAAACATAA
- a CDS encoding O-methyltransferase, giving the protein MDNINREYVDTYINSLIDGENEKLDAFRKECEERNLPIIHREVGQFIKLVINHAKAKKIIEVGCNVGYSSIFMSHVMNNNGKVVTMERSEKFYTEALNNIKSFGMEKNIDVYFGEAAEILDTVKETFDIAFIDAAKSYYKLFFDKCCEKMKPGGIILSDNVLYQGMIASDDLVVRRKKTLVRNLRSYLEYISNDDRYITSVLPLGDGLAVTLIK; this is encoded by the coding sequence ATGGATAATATAAACAGAGAATATGTAGATACGTATATAAACAGCTTGATTGACGGCGAAAACGAGAAGCTTGATGCGTTCAGGAAAGAATGTGAAGAAAGAAATCTTCCAATTATTCACAGAGAAGTGGGACAGTTTATAAAGTTAGTCATAAACCATGCAAAAGCAAAAAAAATAATTGAAGTTGGTTGCAATGTAGGATATTCATCTATTTTTATGAGCCATGTTATGAACAATAACGGTAAAGTTGTGACAATGGAAAGAAGCGAAAAATTTTACACCGAGGCATTGAACAACATAAAAAGCTTTGGCATGGAAAAAAATATAGACGTTTATTTCGGTGAGGCTGCTGAAATACTTGATACCGTAAAAGAAACTTTTGACATTGCGTTCATTGACGCAGCCAAAAGCTACTACAAATTATTTTTTGACAAATGCTGTGAGAAAATGAAGCCTGGAGGAATCATACTGTCGGATAATGTGTTGTATCAAGGAATGATTGCTTCTGATGATCTTGTTGTCAGAAGAAAGAAAACTCTTGTAAGAAATTTGAGAAGTTATTTGGAATACATTTCAAACGATGACAGATACATTACTTCCGTACTTCCGTTGGGAGACGGACTTGCGGTTACACTAATAAAATAA
- a CDS encoding ribonuclease J has product MATEKKHKLKVIPLGGLGEIGKNMTVIEYGANIMVIDCGMSFPEDEMLGIDIVIPDITYLIKNKDKVKGICLTHGHEDHIGSIPYLLKKMNVPIYGTKLTLGLLGNKLVEHKIEDAQLNVIEAGTTINLGCFKVTFIRNNHSIPDAVSMAIDTPIGMVVHTGDFKIDYTPINEDVMDLGKLAELGRKGVLLAMSDSTNVERAGFTESEKTIGQKLMEIFKHCESRIIVASFASNIHRLQQIIDAAVVNNRKVAISGKSMVNAVKVSQELGYLDVPDGTLIHVNDLRSHKDNEVVIITTGSQGEPMSALTRMANNAHKKIQIKSGDLVVISANPIPGNEKTVSRVINMLYEKGANVLYDALTQVHVSGHARREELKLMLTLLKPKFFVPVHGEYRHLMQHSMLAQELGLPEGRTVIGKNGDVIEVTTKSIAVNGTVSSGNILVDGLGVGDVGNIVLRDRKLLSENGLIIVVLATEKGTGKVLSGPEIVSRGFIYVRENIDLIEESKTVIKKALAKCEESNIKEWNNIKMMIKDSLSSFIYEKIKRNPMILPIIVDVKTDDFTDLNNIEF; this is encoded by the coding sequence ATGGCAACAGAAAAAAAACATAAACTTAAGGTTATACCTCTGGGAGGATTAGGAGAAATCGGGAAGAACATGACCGTTATTGAATATGGTGCAAATATCATGGTGATAGATTGCGGAATGTCGTTCCCAGAGGATGAAATGCTCGGTATTGATATAGTAATACCGGATATAACATATTTAATAAAGAATAAAGACAAAGTAAAGGGAATATGCCTGACACACGGGCATGAGGATCACATTGGTTCAATTCCTTACTTGCTGAAAAAAATGAATGTTCCTATATATGGAACGAAGCTTACGCTGGGATTATTGGGAAATAAGCTTGTGGAGCATAAAATAGAAGATGCTCAGCTTAATGTTATTGAAGCAGGAACAACAATAAATCTTGGATGTTTTAAAGTAACATTCATAAGAAACAACCACAGTATACCTGATGCTGTATCTATGGCAATAGACACCCCGATAGGAATGGTTGTTCATACTGGTGACTTTAAAATTGATTACACTCCAATAAATGAAGATGTTATGGATTTAGGAAAGCTTGCTGAGCTGGGAAGAAAAGGTGTTCTGCTTGCTATGTCTGATAGTACGAATGTAGAGCGTGCAGGCTTTACTGAATCTGAAAAAACCATAGGCCAAAAACTTATGGAAATATTTAAACACTGCGAATCAAGAATAATAGTTGCATCCTTTGCATCGAACATTCACAGGCTTCAGCAAATAATAGATGCTGCTGTTGTAAATAACAGAAAGGTTGCAATTTCCGGAAAAAGCATGGTAAATGCTGTAAAGGTTTCACAGGAGTTGGGTTATCTTGATGTTCCTGATGGAACTCTTATTCATGTAAATGATTTGAGAAGCCATAAGGATAACGAAGTTGTAATCATAACGACGGGAAGCCAGGGAGAGCCTATGTCTGCCCTCACAAGGATGGCAAACAATGCCCATAAAAAAATACAAATCAAATCTGGAGACTTGGTTGTTATATCAGCTAATCCGATTCCCGGAAATGAAAAAACCGTATCAAGAGTTATTAATATGCTTTATGAAAAAGGAGCAAATGTACTTTATGATGCGTTGACACAGGTTCATGTTTCCGGACACGCCAGAAGAGAGGAATTAAAGCTGATGCTTACTCTTCTAAAACCGAAGTTTTTCGTGCCGGTGCATGGAGAATACAGGCATCTGATGCAACATTCAATGCTTGCTCAGGAGCTGGGGCTTCCGGAGGGACGCACGGTAATAGGCAAGAACGGAGATGTAATAGAAGTCACGACAAAATCAATAGCTGTAAACGGGACAGTTTCATCCGGAAATATTCTTGTTGATGGTTTAGGCGTTGGAGATGTTGGTAATATTGTGCTTCGTGACAGAAAACTGTTATCCGAAAACGGACTGATAATTGTTGTTTTGGCAACTGAAAAAGGAACAGGTAAAGTTTTATCCGGACCTGAAATTGTTTCAAGAGGGTTTATTTATGTCAGAGAAAACATAGATTTGATTGAGGAGTCCAAAACAGTAATTAAAAAAGCACTTGCCAAGTGTGAGGAATCTAATATAAAAGAATGGAATAACATTAAAATGATGATAAAAGATTCCTTAAGCAGTTTCATTTATGAAAAAATAAAAAGAAACCCTATGATACTGCCTATAATCGTTGATGTTAAGACAGATGATTTTACTGATTTGAACAATATTGAGTTTTAG
- a CDS encoding DUF1292 domain-containing protein, whose amino-acid sequence MENNIIELINENGKPEKLVVEATFHIDDTLYAVLHEVDSDEGMIYCVEEAEDGNGILIKVEDQEEIREVMEVYEGIADDLI is encoded by the coding sequence ATGGAAAACAACATTATAGAATTGATCAATGAAAACGGAAAACCGGAAAAGCTTGTTGTTGAAGCTACTTTTCATATTGACGATACCTTGTACGCAGTTCTTCATGAAGTCGACTCAGATGAGGGTATGATTTATTGTGTGGAAGAAGCGGAAGATGGTAACGGAATATTAATCAAGGTTGAAGATCAAGAGGAAATCAGGGAAGTAATGGAAGTCTATGAAGGAATAGCTGACGATTTAATATAA
- the nifU gene encoding Fe-S cluster assembly scaffold protein NifU yields MYTEIVMDHFRNPRNVGSIDNPDGVGQVGNPKCGDIMKIYLKINDEVIEDVKFETFGCGSAIASSSMATELIKGKNINDAVELTNKAVVEALGGLPPVKVHCSVLAEQAVKAALYDYSQKTGKTIKGLENYKPEDSEDIHCH; encoded by the coding sequence ATGTATACGGAAATAGTAATGGATCACTTCAGAAATCCAAGAAATGTTGGTTCAATAGATAATCCTGACGGAGTAGGTCAGGTTGGAAATCCAAAGTGCGGAGACATAATGAAGATTTATTTAAAAATAAATGACGAAGTAATAGAGGATGTAAAATTTGAAACATTTGGATGTGGCTCTGCAATTGCATCATCAAGCATGGCAACAGAGCTTATAAAAGGGAAAAACATCAACGATGCCGTAGAACTGACAAACAAGGCAGTTGTTGAAGCGCTGGGAGGGCTTCCACCGGTTAAAGTTCACTGTTCTGTATTGGCTGAACAGGCAGTTAAGGCAGCGTTGTACGATTACTCACAAAAAACAGGTAAAACAATCAAAGGATTGGAAAACTACAAGCCTGAAGATTCAGAAGATATTCACTGTCATTAA